Below is a window of Picosynechococcus sp. PCC 7002 DNA.
ATCAGCGGGAGCTTGGCAGGAAATAATTAGGCGATTTTTAAACTGGGCAATCAGATCAGACATGGGTTTTACGGGAAATTTCTAGGAATATTGGGACACAGCTAAGGCGATCGCCGCTGGAAAAATACGATGTTCTTGCACTTGAATTCTGGCGTGGAGCGTTTCAGGGGTGTCATCGGCCAAAATGGGCACTACCGCCTGCATGATAATGTCGCCGCTGTCTACTTCTGGGCTAGCAAAATGTACCGAACAGCCCGTCACTTTTACGCCAGCCGCTAAAGCCTGTTCTACAGCGCGAATCCCTTTAAAACTGGGCAATAGACTGGGATGAATGTTTAAAATCCGATTTTCGTAGCCAGTAAGCAAAACATCCGTAACGATGCGCATCCAACCCGCCATGATGACCCACTCCACCCCATGGGCGCGCAGGCAA
It encodes the following:
- the purN gene encoding phosphoribosylglycinamide formyltransferase, translating into MGNVTLNSALISPPVTLADVPLSRPVKLGVLASGSGSNYGAIAKAMIAKELNAEIPILIYNNPKAKVLERAATFGTKTQLINHRDFASREACDQAILDCLRAHGVEWVIMAGWMRIVTDVLLTGYENRILNIHPSLLPSFKGIRAVEQALAAGVKVTGCSVHFASPEVDSGDIIMQAVVPILADDTPETLHARIQVQEHRIFPAAIALAVSQYS